A window of Rhododendron vialii isolate Sample 1 chromosome 11a, ASM3025357v1 genomic DNA:
acttttacccaagtattttgagaaataatcactttttaacaaaaaaaaaaaaagatttttcgACTAAATAGTGGTTATTCTTTAATGTCATGGTTGAGTAAATGAAgaaccatgcaaaaaaaaataaaaaaaggaaaaaccttGCATTATTTTCtaattcaagaacacatttgatttttttgaaagattaagagagtggtgtatttgtgatataggctacaagaataggaagaaaaaaaagtttcggtgttgttttgattgataacactaggaagaacaccgtatgttcgatatatttttgcccaaagaaaaaatcataatggagagaagtgaatgacggaaaaTAGAGTGGGAAAgatagattgtgtgaaattgtagtggacttcttattttggttatggactagaaatgaccattgtgaacctcaacattgttaagcttagcaacctcttaagtgaataatcaaaagttaatgtgtcaacttttggttatccatttttgattataccactatggatgGCCTAATTAAACAAAAGCAATTAATTAAAAAGGGTTTGGAAACTTGATGGAGGAAAGTCTAGCATTTAGAATCACCCTCAACCGCATAACCATGTATCGCATAGACCGGGTTAACACTCGAATTGTAAATCActatcgctagggcttgcaatctTTATCGATAGTAGGCAAGTAGATTTCCACAATCTGCCAACCAGCATGGACTATCCCACAATGTTGACCGTCTCACAAGCGCGGTTTAGCTGCCTAACGGCATGGTCCGTCTCATGAGCATAACCCATCTCAGTCACCCGAACTGAAAACAATGAAAACCATTATGTGAAAGGTATTTAGAAACCTAGGAAATAAACACTCAATCAATTTAAAGAATTAAAAACTATTCCATTGATATCATGAAAAGAGTTCTTGAACACATAATCCCATTCGAATAAAAATCCTAATCTCTCTATACAAAAGAACAAGGTTACTTAATGTAAGGCTTCATCCTCCCCGGAGATACCCCGGAGATAcggggtttagccggccatggagaaGAATAACGCACTTGAATATAATGAACACATGAAGAACACAAAGTTTCTCTCTTAGATTTGCTCTTGCCTCCCTCTAGCTCGCTAAACAAAAGTTAGGAACCCTAAAATAATGTTGAAGATGTATTTATACCCTAAGGCCTCAAAGTTACATTTAAAACTCGCAGAATATATTATTATTCTGAGAGCCCAGGCGAAAATTTAGAGAGTTGGATTTCTACAGGTGGGCAAAGCCATCCGGACGGGAATGAAAGCCGTCCCAACGGAATTTTCGGCATTCTCTCCCCTGCTTCTAGGCCACTCCTGCAGCTTCCTACTTTGTGTTCGTGCGTCCACAACTCTCCCACTTCACACATTTAAGCCTTAACCACCCTCCAAGGCCTCAAACATTACTAAACAACTAAAAACATCAAATAACAACACAAACGGACTAACAACGCATGAATAATTAGGGAGACTAATTAGGTGCTTTTCGGCACCTATCACCGTTACATCTGATCTCTTTCAACTTCGCATTGCTTTTGGTGCATTACATAAGTCAAACCTTTCACCAAACCCCACAGCTCAGCTTTCTTGACTATAGATAGATGTTGGCAAGAAATGTGATTCTGGATAGAGTGCTTACTCTTGTATCAAATGTGCATATTCGTATTCACATGTAATGTTcacatcaagttttttttttttgttggtgaaTTTTGGTGAATGTAGGTGACTCGATTTAGGTGCGGTGGATTCGCCATTGCCCTGCGCCTGAACCACACAATGAGTGATGGAGCTGGTTTGATCCAATTCCTAAGTGCAATCGCCGAGTTCACCCAAGGGAAAGAAGTCACTACACCTTCTGTGTCACCTGTGTGGCAAAGGGAGCTCCTATCTGCAAGACATCCTCCCCGAATTACATGCCATCACCACGAATACGAACAAGTGCTCGACACCAACAACGATGATGCCAACTCAACCCCGATCCAAAAACCTTTCTTCTTTGGTCCTAAGGAGATCAGAGCTATTCGAAACCATCTCCCCCTACATGCAAGCGCCTCCACATTCGAGGTCTTGACCGCGTGCTTGTGGAGGTGTCGCACTCGTGCTCTCGCGCTAGACCCTAACAACACTGTCAGAGTTTCGTGCCCTGTCAATGGTCGCAGCTTGCCTGGCCTGATTGTGCCTCATGGGTACTACGGCAACGTCATTGCCTATCCTACAGCAGTTTCCAAGGCTGGAAAGGTATGTTCCTTTCCACTGGAATACACATTGGAGTTGGTAAAAATGGTAAAGCCCCAAATCACCGCCGAGTATTTCAGATCGGTGGCGGATCTTATGGTGATTAAAGGGCGGCCTTTGCACACCGTGGCGGGAAACTTTATTGTTTCTGACTTCAGACGTCTTGGCTTTGACAAAGTGGATTTTGGGTGGGGGAAACCGGTGTATGGCGGCTCCACCGGGGCGTTTCCTTTGATAAGCATCTATATGAATTTCAAAGATGGGATTGTGGTTCCAATATGCTTGCCAGAACCAGTCATGGAAAGGTTTGAGGAGGAGTTGAAGGAAATGACTAAGGAGCCTTTCGATGGTTCAGTTGATCACAGGCCACCTAAGATCACATCCATGCTCTAAACTGAGAAGCGTAAAGCAAATCTGCAACAATGACTAAGAATTTTTTATGCCATCTTCGTGCATACTTGTTTTCTGCATATGACTTCTTTAATTGTCCCGTTTGATAAATTGTTGATGCAATCAATTTGTCCGTCAATTACATTTGTAGAAAGTTGAATATTTGTGTTTTGTTGATTCGACAGTTAATTTTTAAGAACATGCATGTGTTTTAGCTCTCAATTTCTTGAAaaggatcatttttttttttttttgccatccTTGTGTATACTTCTTAATTGTGCCGTTTGATAAATCGTAAATGAAGGATTTCTAAAAAAAGATCGCTGATGCAATTAATGGTAAATAGTGCTTTCTATTTCGAATAAGTTGAAGGATTTATTAATCAGGTCGCTGTCTGCCATGTTTGTGCTTTACTTCTCTATTGCATGACTTCTTAAACTGACACATTGGAATTTGGATGATTGTTGATGCAAGAAATGGAAACTAATGCAAACTAGAGTTTGGGCGCACGTGAAAAATCACCACTCTACGTCGGCATGCATTGTCCATGAACAAAGACCATAACCCTATATTTTAATTTAGATCAACACGTATCCGCAACATGTCATCGTGAATGCTCCATGCCATTTCAATTTGCTATTCCTCTACCGTGTTTAGCGTTTTTTTTGCAAACAGGAAATTAAATCTAGGGAAATAAATTTTACACGCATTCTTCAGCCGCAAAAAACTAGGCAAGGATAGAtccaaagagaaaaagaagatggcAGGACCCATATCTTAGGCAGGGAGATGCACTTGCAAAGCTTGTTTTTACCCTTACTCTTCCTGACCATGAGACGCACGTCCCGATATGCCGAAGTTGGGTCATACCGCCAATCTTTGAAAGTGAAGACGGTGGTAAAAGGGAAGTGAACGTCGTCTCAGTTTTGGAAATTGAAACTAAGGATTCGCGTCAACCACTCATTGATTATCTGCAACATGAAAAATTGCCTGATGATCCACATAAAAGGATGGATGTGAAGCGTCGCGCCCCTAGATTCAGTTACTACAAGGATACGCTTTACCACGGATCTTTTGAAGGGTTATTTCTTAATTCGTTGCCTTAGAGAAAGTGAAGCAAAGCAAGCTTTAGAAGAAGCTCACTCTGGAATATGCGGGGCTCATCATTCTGGCCTCAAGCTTCATTTTTGAATCAAAAGAATGGGCTACTACTGACTGACAATGGTCAAGGATTGCATGGAGTACGCCCAGAGATGTCATGCTTGCCAAATCCACGCCAACTTTATACGTCAACCGCCAGAACTGCTCCATCCAACTGTCGCTTCATGGCCTTTTGATGCATGGGGGCTACATGTCGTGGAGCCTTTGCCGAAGTCTTCTGGCGGCCACTTGTACATCTTGGCAGCGAccgactacttctccaaatgagCGGAGGTCATTCCATTGAAAGAAGTGAAGAAGGAAAATGTTGTCAACTTTATCCGTACCAACCTCATCTTTAGATATGGTGTACCTCGTTACATCATCACAGACAATGGCAAGTCCTTCTACAACAGTGCAATGACCAAACTTTGTCAAAAATTTGGCTTCAAGCAGCACACTTCTACAATGTACAACCCACCTGCAAATGGTCTTGCGGAAGCATTCAACAAGACTCTTAGGAACACATTGAAGAAGGAGGTTGCTGAAGTAAAGAGGGATTGGCTtgagagaatggaagaagcTCTTTGGGCGTATCGAACCACATATCGAACACCTACACAAGCCACTCCATATTCACTAGTGTACAGCGTGGAAGCTGTTTTGCCACTTGAATGCCAAATTCCATCTTTAAGGGTTGCCATTCAAGAAGGCCTCACTCATGAAGACAATGCTCGCTTGCGCCTAGAAGAATTAGAAGCACTCGACAAAAAGAGGTTTGAGGCATAACAACGTCTTGAGTGTTATCAAGCCCGCATGTCGAAatcattcaacaagaaggttcgTTTTCATTCTTTTCAGAAAGGGGACTTGGTTCTTGCTATAAGAAGGCCCATTAATACCACCCATAAAATC
This region includes:
- the LOC131308578 gene encoding alcohol acyltransferase 1-like translates to MSTSSSSIWFTVTRQEPRLVVPAEPTPRELKQLSDIDDQEGLRFHVPVIMFYEGNPFMEGEDPVSVIREGLAKALSFYYPFAGRLVEGPNRKLLVDCTSEGVLFVEADAEVELNQLGDAILPGCPVLEELLHDVPGSDGILGCPLLLLQVTRFRCGGFAIALRLNHTMSDGAGLIQFLSAIAEFTQGKEVTTPSVSPVWQRELLSARHPPRITCHHHEYEQVLDTNNDDANSTPIQKPFFFGPKEIRAIRNHLPLHASASTFEVLTACLWRCRTRALALDPNNTVRVSCPVNGRSLPGLIVPHGYYGNVIAYPTAVSKAGKVCSFPLEYTLELVKMVKPQITAEYFRSVADLMVIKGRPLHTVAGNFIVSDFRRLGFDKVDFGWGKPVYGGSTGAFPLISIYMNFKDGIVVPICLPEPVMERFEEELKEMTKEPFDGSVDHRPPKITSML